The DNA segment GCGTCCGCGAATCATGCAGTACTACGACCGCGAATTAACGTCCGCAGCCCGCAAAGTATAGACGCGTGgctcgcgatggaaagaaaataaaataaagctcGATCAGCGACGGGAGGAGCGCCAAGTGCGCGTTGAGGTCGTGTGCGAGCGAGCCGGTAATTTACCATTCCTAGCCGCACTTTTTCGgcctttcttttttacttttttttccccgAAGGTCGCGCTGGCACTGCTGGTTTTGGAGGTGCGCAGGGGACGACGAACGCAAAACCAGTGACTGCCCCAGACGGACTGCCAACGCGACAGGGGAGTGCGTTCAAGAGCACGGCCGCGATGAAGATCCGGTTTCCTGGCAGGCGAAAATCACCCGACGACTGGCGAGCGCTGAAATTGGGGGGAGGCCCTTACCGAACGGCGGGTGGCCGATGTCCCCTCCAGGGTTCTTCGTTGCGGGCGTGCAGCCGCCGGTCAAGCAGGGAGAAGATGCATCCCGCACCGTGAGCAAAAACGCCACGGGTGAAAGCCCACCGAAAACACAGCGGACAGCTGCGGATCGCGCGGACGCACCGCCACAAGGAGCACACGCACTGTAAACACCGCTCTCGCCACCGAGCGAACAACCACTTGCTGAACACCTTAGAATCCTGAGAGCTTCCAGTGAGTTTAGCAAAAGTTCGACAATACGCAGGCGCATTGCAGAACAAAGAGAACGTACGCTTTGCCTGCCATCTTGTGAAAGCGACGTCAACGTTTTTATAGCGTTTATACTAGTTCGTTTTGCAGCTTTAAAACGTTGCCGTAAGGTGGCCGTACAATCGCAACATCTGTAGCTCACATCTTTGGTCGCACGGGGGCGAAAAATCAATTACGATGCATTACACATGATGTTAATTTTAACGAATACCTTTTACGCACAAGTTTTAGTCTGAAAATATGTGTGCTTGTGCAAAAGTCAAGTTTTACCCATAATTTTTGTTACACTAAAAATTTTGTTCTCACCGCTGACGTACATTCTCAGTGGCAGCGCCGCTGTGGCAAATTAACGTTTAAAGAAGCAAGGCACCACTGTACGTTTTTGAAGCCAACGCAAAAACTGCTGGACCGCTCGACGTCTCGAACGCCGCAAGCCAGGTTAATCGCCGAAATGTGCTAGTTGTTAATCGGCGACAACGTAGCATAGCGCCAGCCGACATTAGAAGCCCCTAATTACATGAGTGAGCGTCCACAGTGCTTCCCGCCCCGCAATGTCGAGTTCGCGACTGGATGAATTACGGCGCGCACTAAGTAGAGTGGCCGATTTCACAGAGGTGCACAACTCATTCATCAATGCCCACATGGTGGACTTCTACACAAACCAACACTGGGAGCACCTCGTGGACGCCGATGTCGGCAGGGACCTGCTCAGCTTGACTGAACAAGAACTTTTGTGCTTGGGAACTGGGCAGTTCATGAATCTTGAATGCGTGAGGTAGGAAGGCCACCATGTGACGCGCTGCTGGCTGTGCGGGCTACCTTGCGATTTGCATAAGTTTTGGTGGTATCACAAATGTGTACCAGTATCACGTTGCGATTTGCAAAAGCTTTGGTAGTATCACTAGTGTATCGGTAGCACGTAACCTACTATGTATTTTGTAGGCAATCTACACGTCGTCGTGACAACAAAGACGCCgcgcaagtctttttttttttttttttgctttgcatgcGTAGCGTTGCGTACCTTAATAAGGTTGGTTTGCTCGTTATGTACCGTTAGCTTTAGCTAAGCAACAGAAGGTTAAAGTGACCTGGGGatatattctgaaacgttccacgtcggcgatagttcgcctaggcgacaatttcgccatcaggcgcgcgctgattggctggttgagcaaaatcggatgagctgattggctggttgagcccgacgtcactcaattttgctcaaccagccaatcagcgcgcagcTGAAGGCTAAATTGccgcctaggcgaactatcgccgaagtagaactacaggggccgtattctgaaacgttcgcctaggcgaaatcagcatgcgcgctgattggctggttgagcaaactgaatgacgtcgggctcaaccacccaatcagctcatccaattttgctaaaacagccaatcggcgcacgcctgaaagcgaaaaaagaaatttcgcctaggcgaacgtttcagaatacggcctcaGTGTACTAGTAGAACGAAACCAGCAGAACACGACATTTCCTTTCACGAAGTTTCGTGACGGAGCCATGTTCCATCTAGCGCCACACGCATACCTTCATTGCCGCCCAATATATTGAAAAATGAATAATTTATATACACTCTTAAGCGTGTTTATCAGCGTGACATATATAGCATGaatgacaggaaagtagcgagcgcagagttttcaagaaaggaaacgcaagaaaGACCATACATGTACTCTTAAAAAGCTTGCATCTTTTGGCGCTTATCTTGCCTCACAACAATAATTGTCACCTGTCTcgcccgcatttcctttcttttgaGGCTGCGCGTTCAGTATACTTCCTTGGGTCATGTCATAAACGGCATGCACATTATCAATGTGAtatagcattctcgacaggaaagtagcgcgtgcagagttttcaagaaaggaaacgcaagcaaggcagatgattatcgttgtgggacaaaGCCCCGAAGGGTGCAAACGTATTTGAGACTATTTCAAAAAAGTGTTAAAGCTTTCATGCCCTTTCAGGCGTCTTTGAGGTGTACTCTCGAGGTGCGCTGACCAATGCCTCCTCTAAAATTGCACTAACTTGCGCCCATTCAATCGAGCACGATAATGAGATTAGCCAATTAGGAGCGCGATGCATGCAGTCTTGTGTCCCTCGGCATCGTCTTCTGCGGAGTGCCGAAGCACGACTGCCGGCCTCTTGAGCGAGTCTGTACTACGTGCGCAGGGCCGGCCGCGTGCCAGCGCTGCATTCCTTGGCGCTCGAACTGGAGCGACACACACTGTCCGCGCTCGGGGCTCTCAGCAGCGGCGACCGGCTCGCACACCCGGCGGCCTACAGCGAGAGCAGCAGCTTTGCGGCGCGCGGCATGAGCCCCAAGAAGGAGCACGAGGTGGATGCCATGGCCGAGCTGGTGGGCTCGCTCGCGCAGCGCCTGGACGTCCGGCAGCTGCTGGACCTAGGCAGTGGCAAGGGTTACCTGGCCGCGCGACTGTGCGGGCCGCCGCACGCGTTGCGGGTTCTGGCCGTCGACAGCTCGGAAGCGCGGAACCTCAGCGCCCGCGAGCGTGCCGCCAAGATGCTCTGCGCCGAGCGCCTGCAGACACTCACGGCCAGCGTGGACGATCGGTTTGACGTGGATGCCGCGCTGGACGGCAGCGACGGGCGCCTACTCGTGTGCGGCCTGCACACGTGCGGCGAGCTGGGACCCAGCGCCCTGAGGCTGGCGGTGCGCGGGGCACCCAGGGTGCGAGGACTGTGCCTGGTCGGCTGCTGCTACCACCTGCTGGAGCGCGGCTTCCCCATGTCCAAAGAGCTCGGGGCTCGCGGGTGTCGGGACCCGGGCCGCAACGCGCGCATGCTCGCGGCCCAGTGCGCTGACCGGCGCCAGGAGACCGGCGACACGCTCTTCTGGCGGGCGCTGCTCCAGCTGATGCTGACGGACGAGGAACGAGAGTCGGGGAAGCGTGTGGGTCGCCTGACCGTGTCGGGATCGTTCGCAGATTATGCGCTGCGGGCACTGCGGAGGCTCGGCCGCGATGTCGTTGACGAGTCGGCGTTGCGAGCGCAAGCCGAGTGCCTGGAATGCGAATACGCGGGGGAACAACGACGCCGGCTTTCGGCTTTCCACCGGCTGCGCGTCGCCTGGGCCGGCTGCATCGAGGCCCTTTTGCTCCTGGACAGGCTCGTGTTCCTGCTTGAACAGTGGCCGACGGTGGAGGAGGCGCACATAGTGAGGCTGTTCGACCCAACGCTGTCGCCACGTTGCCACGCTCTCGTGGCACTCATGCAACATGTTGGACAGGATTGAAGCAAGCATTCCTTCAGTAGCTTTGATGTGCTTGTGGAGTCGAGGTAATTGTGCAAGCTGTCTGAAAGATGCTGGTTACTACATGGATTTTTGGTGGATCGGTGGACAACACTATTGTTCAAGGTTCTCCATAGCTGGAAAAATAACGTCACCATGTCAGCTAATGTTCTGAGATGAAATACAGGCAGTTTTTGCTGGAGGAATCTTAAAGCACAATGGCAGGCTGTAACATGCACAGAATACAAAAGTCATCGGGGTTCTAGCATAAAGCCTCAATATTTGAGCCATATGTTGAGGACTATGTCAAAGCATTTCTTACATGCACATTTGCATGAACCCAGCCTTCAGTTCATTACTGGGAAGACAGAGTTGTGCACATTTCTCACGGCTATCACAAACTTGGTCCTTTTCTAAGCATGTGGCCATTGCTATAACTTGAGAAGAAACGAGCTGATCAGTTTGTTAGACTGCGCACCTCAAATAAGCACAATGACATGACAACAGGCAGTGAATTCCAAGGATTAGATTTAGGCCACCTGGAATATGCATGCTGCAAAATAAAGTCAGCGAAATGTTCTTGAAATTATGCTCAAATACAGGTCTCCCTTGAACCTGTGGCTTCAGAATCAGTACAAGAACATTAGAATGCCTTCAACAGTAACGGTAGCCAGACATTACCTTGGGGTGCTTTCCACCCTGCTTTCATTTCTTAGGAGGGTGTTCACATGGGACCTACAAAAAAATATCCGAGACCCCGACGCCCTCCCCCAACTTCCTTATTCCCTACTCGCGATGCCCCCCACCAGATAATGCATAAAATTAACACAGCCACAATGGTAATTTAATTGATTGAGCCTAAAATGCCACAAGGGAAGACCAGGCAACAGCACGTTTTCCTTCTTTTCTGGCCCCTTGGCCGTATCTCTTAATTCCTTGCTGTTGGTACTGCATTTGCAATgcagtaccaactcgcccattcAACACTAGCTGGCAACATCATTTGGACGAACTACACAACTGTTTCAGTATAAAAAAATGCCTCGTTTGAAAAAATAGGTGTGCTCTCAGCCTTATTCGTAAAAGTCAATAAATGCCCTCACTTCGGCCTCGGAACCAGGAACGTGGACAGTATGGATAAGCTGAAGAGGAACGGTAGTGTGCGAAATTATTGCAAGTGAATTGCTTGTTTGCAGTTTTCTGGCATCTACAATATATCTTCGCTTATGCATTTACACTTCCCAGACTAATATTGCAAAATACAATATTGCCCGTTGCTGGGTATGCACTACACAGTTCCTACATTCCACACCACCTAATGTGAAGCCATATTATGTGAGTGTTTTTGTCTGTAAAGATGCCTCAGACATTTGTGGTGTTTTGATGTCCTTTGAGAAGAAACAAGACCTACAGTACTTCCTGTGGAGTTGCAAAGATGAAATGCCTAGTCAAAAGAGTCCTCCAGTTTAGCAATCCCACCAGTGGTGAGCTGAGGCCATGAATTGCACTCGCACAAGAAACTTCCTCCATTCCATCAGCTCTACTTAACAGAGAAGTAGAGGATCTAGTCTCATATTTATTAGTGGCGTAGCCCCTTATCTCATGATACTCATTTTCCCTTGCCCTTGGAATGAAACAATAAAGATGTTTTCATTGTAGCATTTTGCTCTGAGGATCACTTGTGCCCAGACGGGAGGGTAGGTGTTACAAGGATGAACCAAGGCTGCATCGTATTTTCTTTAGCTGATCGATAAACTTTATAGGATGAACAGTAGCATAGAAAATACGCAAATTTTACTTCACAGAGCGACCTCTACGATCCAGGTGGGGGGACAAGAGTTGGCCACAAGTGCCGTTCCACATTTGTTTCATCATCACGACCCTTTATGTCAGTCCTCCATTTCAGAGTCAAAGTTCCTGCCAAAATTTATTGCCCTCCATTCAAGAGCAGGGCAGTCTTGCACAAGACTTTTGCAGCAGAATAGGTAAGCGAGGTTCTACAGTCGAACCTCATAATGAAGTTGCAtttgatatgaaaaaaaaaaaaaaaaaaaaaacatctgataTTCATTACAAACATACACGCTGATATCAATGGAAACAAATTAGCGAATTTACCTTTACTTCAACATTCCTGATCCATGGTTCAACAGTGCTACCATTAGATGAATTATGAAGCTGCCACAAACATTTGCCATTTTTTGTGTGGCACCAAAACACAGGGTGCTAAAGTGCCTGGCTTGTTGGCAGTGATAAAATGGGCATGGATGCAAGCAAGATGGGATGCAAAACACAAGAATGACTTAAAGGGACAGGGTAAGCCTATACTCCCCATGTATTTTTGGGCATATTGTGGTGCACTTTTTTCAGCAACTAGTAGAGATATCGTCCAGAGGTTGATGTCATTTTGTTCAGTACTTCTGTCTACTGGATCACAAAAAGTCATTATACAAAAAAGCGAatttaaaggattttttttcttcccagaCATGCTTTTAGACCAATTTTTGTCAATTTTCTTCTTATTTCACAAAAACAATTCATTGTACAGCCTTAATTTTGGTTCAGATAGAAGATAGAAGAAGTAGTTGCCACATAAGCATTTAGTATGCACACAAGAAATCAGCATGCTAGCTTTTGGCATATTGAAAACAATGGTACCGACATAACAAAAACTTGTTTTGAGAAAACTGAGTTtaaaggaaacaaaacaaaagcgggaaacagtgtctcaggcttctcTTGGCTAACAACTTGAATACTGTTGCCTGAAAGCTTTTTCTTTCAGCTAAAATTAGGAAAACTAGGTTTTTCTTGCAGAATAACGCTGAAACAAAGCTACGAAAGCACAGCGTGCGTAAAAGGGCATCATTGGTCGCTTTGCTTTCAGAACGCATTTTTGGGTTGATGTAAATTGCGCAAAATGAAGTGTGATACTGaaaaagatgcagaaaaaatgtactttcatattaaaaaaaaaacaaaaaaaaagtttttttcacTATATTTGCTTACCCTATATTCGCTTAGCCTGAAGGCACGCAGTGCATTCTAACCAGTGTTTCTGTGCAATGCAATATATTTTTTTGAGTGCGCAGTCATCAATGAAAGTTTACAGGACACAGGTGCCATCCATGTTAAGGTACGATACTTTCAATTTGAATTTATAAACTGTGTTGGTCATAAGAACTCTACAGACTGAAAAATTGTATTTGAGGCTGTGTGCCCAGGCTTCGCAGGAATTTAGCCTTTTCACAAATCCTGTATCCTGTATAGTACTCTTGTGGACAACTGTACATACAGGCCACACCCAAGCATGAAATGAAGCTCTAGCTGACAATGTCATATGGCTGAGCCAAGAGTGCAGAGCTGCTAGTTTACGGTTGGCCACATGTGCCTTACATGGTGCCTTCAGGTTGTGCTGTCTAACACAAGTGACCTTGTGCTAGTTTTGCACCAATACTGGTCACAGATAAGGCACCCAGAGCAGCTCTGGTGCATTTTGTTCTTCAGTTTGCTAGAGTGAAAGTTGTGTGCTTTAAGAACACTGCAAAAAAGACTGCAGCTATTCTAGGCACTCTGCCGTTCTGGCACTGGTCACACGAGCTCCTGCATACATTAAATGAGCATTAGAGATGGTGAAAAAATTCTGCAACATGCATAAAATAGCTCCACTAGGTCCGCACAATCCACTATACGATTCCCAGTGGTAGCTAGGGCCTTAAGCTTGAACATGTCTTCAAACATTGACTTAAAGACAATCACAATTGTCTACATGAGGATAGTTTGGTCAGTGGGAGAGCTAGATGCATGGTGTGGATAGCACTTTGGCAAGCAATGCATCTCAATAGAAACAATGGAAAGACATTTTCTGCGATGAGCATCTTGCATGGAGGAGACATCTCGCAGCTTGCAGAGGCATCAAGCAAAACCCTGTCAGAGAGCTGCAGGTGGCCTCTAGTCGGTGCAAAGTAAAAAGCATGCACCACACTTCGTACACCTAGTTCTATCTAGTGCAGTTGGAGCAGCTTTGGCTTGTGGCAACATGCAGCCAAGTGGCACACAATACAAGTGGTTCAAGTGAGCGTGTCTGTAGAATCAGACACAGCTCTGCGGCAGTGTCCTTGGCTACAGCACAGTGGGCCTAAGTTTGTACAATGTACAACATAAATGATCAGCTTCTGGGACCCAACGATATTGTTTAAGAATTACTAAAGGCAGTCGCTATTCTAGTTATCACTAAACAGCTGCTCAGGCCGGGTTGTATAGTGTGCGGACTTGGAACTTCAGAAGACAATCAGCAGACTTCAGCAATTCTTCcagctctgaactcatttacagTGACAGCAGCAAGCTCTCCTAGTGAACACTGCTGTCTTGTCAGCAACTACTGGGTTTCATAGTTTAATTACTTTGAAATTGAAACGTCACTACGCAATGTCATCCTTGTCTGGTACAGTATGTGCCTGTTGTGGCCTGAAAAATACGTGTGGCAAGTTTCCTTGTGTCGTGAGTAAACTAGCTGCACTTGCGAGACGGAATGTCGGttcagtgaatcggcagtttacGCATCGTAATATGGTGTGAGCACAATGTAAGTGACAAACTCTTTGTGAAATGCTTGGGTAATCACATTTATACAGTCGagcccgactatatcgaacctgtttatatcaaattatcccatatatcgaacaatttctaaacacggtaaatttacattgagaatatatagcaaaagttactgttacatTGAACGAAAATAGCAACGACAACCAATATATCAAACtcatgtgcctcaaaagtgccccagcaagttggctttccctcgcggtggcggggaaaactgccggcgccaccctagaaaaagtggtttagacctgcctgtgcacgggcgaacacccccctgcaaaaaatgatcctggcctgctcgcagcgcttacagccaatcagaggccgtcgtgctttctcagaggcggtacaagtgagcgccattttttctttcattatgcttgtgtgcctgctgctgcctcttttcctTGAGTCCTCATTCAGCAtggtccgtgctggtggtgtTGCCTGTTGGCGTGAGCAGATGTCACGAAGTAGACAATCCAGAACTGCTTTAGGCATGCCGGCTTCCGCATGCCTGGTGATGACACCCCAATTCCGATGACAGCACTGAAGACACCGCAGGTGTTTCCGCCGAAGTTTGGAGCGAGCTGGCAGAGTTCCCGGGTGCTATCGACGGATCGACATTCGACGAGTTCGTCAGTGCGGACGATGATGTCACCATCATGGGCCAGCTACAAGATGAGGACTACGTTGCAGACATCGTGCCGACCATGAGCCAAAGCGacagcaataaggaaattgacgATGGCCCGTTGCCTACATCCTCCGAAGTGATTAGTGCACTTGCGTTGGTCTGGCGCTATTGCGTGAATATAGAaggttgcggcctcagctgctccgactcgttggacaacgtggaggcgtgcgtgctgtcgcaggcagcgaagtcgttgaaacagaagaaaatccaggactattttgttccaaagtagggcacgcaagtaagccaccatattaataaagtacttttcttattggtatgtgcctttgcgtcatcaaatcctatagcgggcctatatcgaattatgccatatatcgaactaataaacgttttttggtgagttcgatatacccgggttcgactgtaatggAGAACACAAGTTCCCTTCAGCTATTACTACTATGTCTCATATACACTAATAAGCAAGgaatctctttctttttcttaactTGTAATTGTGACAACAGATGAACAAAGCCAACATTTATAAGTGCTGCGCTGAGTTCATAATGACTGTTGCTGCAAGATGAACTTGAAAGTATGAGATGCAGGACATTCCTGAGCAACCAATATGCACTAGCAAAGCTTTTTAATGATACACCTGGGTTCCTTGAAAAAATTACATCCCACAGAGAGATAACGGTGTGTACAGGTGACTTTCTCTAAGCACGGCTGTTACCGGTAAAGTGTAAAGTCGGCTAGACTCTGAAGTCAATGCCTGAAACATGCTTGAAATGGATCAGTCCACCTCCGGTCGACTGGAGGCAGTGATTGGCTCTGGGTTTTTCAAGCAGGCTCTAGGGCTGGCACGCGTCTGTGCCACAAGACAACCGGGCCACGAGATTGGCAGGCCAGTTTTAATTGGTTCAGGCACCAACTTTGGGCGACGACTTCTGGGTGCTGTTGATCTTGTCGCCCAGACTTAGTGCCATACCCTGCAGGGAGAGAGATAAACAAATCAATCTTGATAAATTTTTTGGGGATAAGTTTGCCAGGTTGCAACCAGAACGGCAAATTTTGTAACGCCGTACAAGATATCATCACATTAGCATGAGCAtgaaattaagttttttttttttttgttcctgctGTGTTTTTACACATGCATTTTTCTGTATGGAATACCCTCTGTAATGCATATGATCTTGAGGGTACAATAAAAAGAACActccatttaaaaaaaaatgtcactaaGTATGAATGATAATaatagtcaaacctcgatataatgaacctcgatttaactgaaattcgcgatgtaacaaactatttttatttccccatcttagttctattgaattaacgaaccctcaatataatgaaattttctaTATAACAAAGATTTCGATGCAAGTacacttcgttatatcgaggtctGACTGTACTTTGCTTAGAATTTTGTGTTTTATTTGTTGCTAGACATCTTCCTTATTATTTTAAACTAAACCTTTAGATAGTTAATGGTTAGGATGTAAAACGGTAACACAGCATTGCGTTTTCTAAAACAATATCGCACCTCACGATGGTGCTTCACCAGAAAAGCAGTCTTGATGCACACAGAGAGCTCACTAATAATATCTTCAGTATGTCTCTAGAAGCAGCGACAAATGGAGGTGCATAAATCCCCCTGGGATAAAATGGGGGCAAGGCCTTTGCCCTCAACAGCTCAACAGACTTTAGCCAAAGTCTGTTGA comes from the Dermacentor silvarum isolate Dsil-2018 chromosome 9, BIME_Dsil_1.4, whole genome shotgun sequence genome and includes:
- the LOC119464373 gene encoding probable methyltransferase-like protein 25, whose amino-acid sequence is MSSSRLDELRRALSRVADFTEVHNSFINAHMVDFYTNQHWEHLVDADVGRDLLSLTEQELLCLGTGQFMNLECVRAGRVPALHSLALELERHTLSALGALSSGDRLAHPAAYSESSSFAARGMSPKKEHEVDAMAELVGSLAQRLDVRQLLDLGSGKGYLAARLCGPPHALRVLAVDSSEARNLSARERAAKMLCAERLQTLTASVDDRFDVDAALDGSDGRLLVCGLHTCGELGPSALRLAVRGAPRVRGLCLVGCCYHLLERGFPMSKELGARGCRDPGRNARMLAAQCADRRQETGDTLFWRALLQLMLTDEERESGKRVGRLTVSGSFADYALRALRRLGRDVVDESALRAQAECLECEYAGEQRRRLSAFHRLRVAWAGCIEALLLLDRLVFLLEQWPTVEEAHIVRLFDPTLSPRCHALVALMQHVGQD